A portion of the Eulemur rufifrons isolate Redbay chromosome 30, OSU_ERuf_1, whole genome shotgun sequence genome contains these proteins:
- the EBP gene encoding 3-beta-hydroxysteroid-Delta(8),Delta(7)-isomerase yields MQLSSHKDMTTDAGPLHPYWPRHLKLDSFVPNEHPGWHLVAGLFSVSGVLVVTTWLLSDRAAVVPLGTWRRLSLCWFAVCGFIHLVIEGWFSLYHKDLLGDQAFLSQLWKEYAKGDSRYILADNFTVCMETVTAFLWGPLSLWVVIAFLRHQPLRFVLQFVVSMGQMYGDVLYFLTEYRDGFQHGELGHPLYFWFYFVFLNTLWLVVPGVLVLDSVKQFTYAQCVLDAKATKAKSKQN; encoded by the exons ATGCAGCTGTCATCCCACAAAGACATGACCACCGACGCCGGCCCCTTGCACCCATACTGGCCTCGGCACCTAAAGCTGGACAGCTTTGTGCCTAATGAACACCCCGGCTGGCATTTGGTGGCTggcctcttctctgtctctgggGTCTTAGTCGTGACCACATGGCTGTTGTCCGATCGTGCTGCAGTTGTCCCACTGGGGACTTGGCGGCGACTGTCCCTGTGCTGGTTTGCAGTGTGTGGGTTCATTCACCTGGTTATTGAGGGCTGGTTCAGTCTCTACCACAAGGACCTTCTTGGAGACCAAGCCTTCTTATCCCAACTCT GGAAAGAGTATGCCAAGGGAGACAGCCGATACATCCT GGCTGACAACTTCACGGTATGCATGGAGACTGTCACGGCTTTCCTGTGGGGACCACTTAGCCTGTGGGTGGTGATTGCCTTTCTCCGCCACCAACCCCTCCGCTTTGTCCTACAATTCGTGGTCTCTATGG GCCAGATGTACGGGGACGTACTCTACTTCCTGACAGAGTACCGAGACGGATTCCAGCATGGGGAGCTAGGCCACCCCCTCTACTTCTGGTTTTACTTTGTCTTCTTGAACACACTGTGGCTGGTGGTTCCTGGAGTCCTTGTGCTCGACTCTGTGAAGCAGTTCACATATGCCCAGTGTGTGCTGGACGCCAAGGCCACAAAAGCCAAGAGCAAGCAGAACTAA